The following nucleotide sequence is from Deltaproteobacteria bacterium.
TCGGCGAAGTAGGCGGCGACATCGGCGCGGTGGACCTATCCGGTCACGGGAAAGGCACGGTGACGCGGGACATCACGGTGCGGGCGCGTGGGATCGATCATGCGCAGGAGATCATCACGGCGGTTCGTCAGGTGCAGGGGATCAGGATCGTCAACGTCTCGGACCGTACGTTCCTGAAG
It contains:
- a CDS encoding ACT domain-containing protein, which produces MATILSPSESYSITIRVEIQNKPGMLGKVTTAIGEVGGDIGAVDLSGHGKGTVTRDITVRARGIDHAQEIITAVRQVQGIRIVNVSDRTFLK